The stretch of DNA attttaatttagatgCTGAGCATTTGGAATTGGTTAAAGATATGTTTCACCTCGTACTTGAAGAAGTCCGTAAGTTTACAAGAAAGATCAACTACTTGATAAAATTGATCTGCCTTCGTTCAAATGCAGAAGATTTTCGCGTTATTTTGTTATACTTGAGTGAAATGATTGATTCATATGACCAATGGAATGAGAACCTAATCATCGTGATGTGGACTATTGGAGGAGAGAATCTGTGGAATACTTTTCCAAAGCCAATTTTCGTTGTACCGGAACAGCTTGAATACATAGAATACGACAGCATTGATTCCCTGCTTGATGATGATGCGTCTGAAAGATTTGAAGAAGATGACTAAAGAGTATCTCTAGAGAATCAACAAATCCGGAAGAGGTTTTTAGTTCCCTTCattctgtgattttttctaatttccaAATGTtccataacctcaattttacTTGTTTACctcaatctaaaaaaaaattaaaaccttttttttgaaaatcttgatAATCAAACATAACctacaaatttcttttgtatttcatCGAATTTCATCATAtcacagaattttcctttattcattcaataaaagcagcaaaaatgtacaaaaaaattgtttttattctcTGAATCCTCTGAATTCAAAATTGCGATCAAAaacggatttttttattcaaaaaacaCCTTCACATTTCGACCGATATTGTCGCTCTTGTCGCTAGTAGTTGTTCATCCGCCGTGGCAATTTGTTTGCTTTTCTCgcggaaagaaaaattcatttttctcagTTTCTTATCGCTAATCCTatcttatttatatatttattaccCCATTGATTTCCATTAAACGCTTTTCCGTTGAAATtcagtgagaaaattatttctgcaataatttttgctcattgtgaaatttccataacctcactttctattattttctcatccaCAGATCTTCCGGATTGCAAAAATGGCCAGTGAGGAGCTTCTGAAGCAATTTGTGGGGCTCGGTATGACAGAGCAGAAAGCCAAGGAGACCCTTAAGAATGCCAATGTGACGAAAAATCTCACAGAAGCCCTGAAAAGTGTGGATCCGGGAAGTCTTACGGATGGAGCTGGGATGCTGCTGTACCATATGGCTTCCAAGATTAAACCACAGATTGTGACGCACATTGCCTTCCTGGCGCATTATATAAAATCCCAGAAACTCGATACAATCCCCCGTGTGGATGCAGCACTGGAATTCCTCCTGACAC from Lutzomyia longipalpis isolate SR_M1_2022 chromosome 1, ASM2433408v1 encodes:
- the LOC129796204 gene encoding uncharacterized protein LOC129796204, with translation MNFTYTEDEALGISCDDITTLREIMLYRMECSREVRMRFYRINQAIRDAVNGINHFNLDAEHLELVKDMFHLVLEEVRKFTRKINYLIKLICLRSNAEDFRVILLYLSEMIDSYDQWNENLIIVMWTIGGENLWNTFPKPIFVVPEQLEYIEYDSIDSLLDDDASERFEEDD